A window from Salvia miltiorrhiza cultivar Shanhuang (shh) chromosome 2, IMPLAD_Smil_shh, whole genome shotgun sequence encodes these proteins:
- the LOC131008762 gene encoding uncharacterized protein LOC131008762: MAMGVPICVQCGTRSNPCRCKVVGPTVGFLAFTAAALVEWPVGALVYCFRHMKGRRIMAHPATVVYPAVTNSIPI, translated from the coding sequence atggcaATGGGTGTTCCAATATGCGTGCAGTGCGGGACGAGGAGCAACCCGTGCAGGTGCAAGGTGGTGGGCCCCACCGTCGGCTTCCTGGCGTTCACGGCGGCGGCACTGGTGGAGTGGCCCGTCGGCGCCCTCGTCTACTGCTTCCGCCACATGAAGGGCCGCCGCATCATGGCTCATCCCGCCACCGTCGTCTACCCAGCCGTCACCAACTCCATCCCTATTTAA